The genomic window ccacccttttccttgatgacagctttgcacactccgggcattctctcaaccacttTCACATAATttatatatgttatttcattgtttcgatgtcttcactattattctacaatgtagaaaattgtaaaaaataaagaaaaacctttgaatgaatagtcgtgtccaaacttttggctggtactgcATATTCAACAGAAGTATCTCTTTGATTTTTAAACGGATTGATAATGTAAATTGTCTGTCGTCAATGTTGATTCGTCACAGACCATCTCTCTTGAAAGACACCGCAAGCTCTCTTCCTACCCGGCTTCACTTCCTATTTTGGTGACTTCTCGTTGTGTTGCGGCAACATGCTGGAGATCTACTTCCTGTCGTATTCGTCCTCCTTGCCCTCTTCCACTGCCTCCACAGTGAATTTCCCTACCTCCCCTATCCGGATGGCGGCCGGCTCCTCCACGGGACCCTCCCTCTTGGTTTCCCTTTCCGTTACAACCTCCGTGTAGGTTACTACTGGGGTTTTACTGACTTCCGGGCTTTTTCTTCCCTTGGCTGGGGTCACCGCCTCATCGACCTCCTCGTCAGCCTCAGCTCCCTCCTGGCCCTCGGCCacggtcctctccttcttcagcttgATGCGGAAGGACTCCTTGGTGGGGGCCTTCTTGGCGATGTTCTCCTTCAGCCTCTCGCCAGAGTGCTTGATGCGCTCGCTGGCCTGGTGCATCTTCTCCCGTCTTTCGGGGGGCACCATTTTCTCGCCCATGTTGTGGAACTTGGTGCCCAAGTTGTCCTTGGTCTTGGTCATGGTCTCCTTGGAGAAGGCCTGCTTGATGCTTTCAATGCCCTTCATGCCTGACGCCTTCAAGCGGGCAGTTCTGGATCCTCCTTCAGTCTCGTCCACTGTCATGTATTCCTCATCTGAGGAGATGTCCCCGGGGACATCGTAGGTGTCTGGCTCGATCACCAACCCCTCCATACCAACAGCTCCTTTTGGGGTCTTTGTCACGGCCACCGAAGGGATCTCATGTTCCCCCTAAAGAAAGGCAAATGTACAAATGAATAAAGTACAATAATATGGGTTGGCTTCTTAAGTTATAATGTTTCTACAGGGATCACAGAGGTTGGTGGAAAGATCAGTTTCTCAAAGATAACCTGAACCACACTGTGTATCATTACAGTCCGCAAGATATGGACATCTCTGAGTGGGTGTTCTCAGCAAATAACTCAGACAACTTAGCCCACAACATGAGAAACGTGTGAGAAACGTGATCAATGATAAACCCAAGAATAGTATCGAAAGATGTGCCATTAACGAGTACTTCCAACAACCCTTTTAGTGTTAAAACGTACATTACTAGCACTAAGTGCTGAATCTCCCTCTCTATCATGCATTCCTAAAAAGTGGTAGTGACCTCCCTTCTGATGACTGGGCAACCTGCTGGGTTCTGCAGGTGACTTTGAGTCTGAGACCCAATGAATTCTGAGCCACCTCCAACAATCACTCTCATGAATCAAGAGGGCGAGTCATCTGAACATGCCCAGACTCTGTGATTGACACAACAATTACACCACCAGGGAATGTGGGCCAGCATATTTTTTCATTTTCATACGTGATGTTGCCCGGCAATAATAATAGATTATTGGCCGACCGACATGGCAACCACCCATAAGATGACAGTCACTGGATAACGACAGCTTGACTGCGACAACAAAGACCTTGCTGCTATACAGAATATACATTATTTTGACAAATATGTTGTTACTTTGTGTTTGTTAATTCTAGCTTGGAATGAAAGTTTGGCTGTACATGCCCAATATCTATCCTCAAAACAATGCCACCCTCACAAAATCTACAGCCATTTATCTGTGTCCTATTACTGGCCCATACTGGCACCAATAAGGTCAGATTTCAACATGAATAAAGAAGCATCGACCGCACACCCTCCGTTGACAGAAGCACAAGCCCAATGTGGTTGTGACCAATGACTGTCATCTGAGCTGTTGTGTCACATTTGTCAGTCTTGCCATGCTTTGCCACTGGCAATGACTGTCTCTATAACAAACATCGCTTGCTTCCTAACTAAAGTTAAATGGCCATTGCAGCCATTGCTGCGTCAGAGGCAAAAGCACTATATTAGGAGATCTCTGCCCTGCTCGCCAGGCCCTCAGAATAACCGACAGCAAATCAGTCATCTGGAAATCCAACACTCAGACTGTCCTATTCAGGCAAGAGGGAAATGAAACCCCTCCTAGGGATCATCACAGAGGAAAGATTCACTAATCATTTTTagttttattttaaaatgtagtaAAACTATCATCTTCAGAAGCcatgttttaatgttttaatttAACTCCAGAGACTGACAGGCATTGGTACTAATGGCCATTCACAATTAGCCTCAAATATTTCCATGAAAAGCTAGTCAGTCATATATAATGATTTGCCATTAAAATGTTTCTTTGACCTTACTGATATTAGCCTATACAAACGCATTGCATAACAGATTCACTAGATGGAACAACACATAGTTCCCTCCAAAAAGTGTCTGTCCCATATCTGAGATATAagaaagttttttttaaacttgtATTTAACCACTTATTTTTGGCACTCAACAGtcttcatatacagtaccagtcaaaagtttgtacacacctgctcattcaaagatgtaaaaaaaaaattacattattttttacatggtataataatagtgaagacgtaaaaaatatgaaataacacatatggaatcatgagtgtgcaaagctgtcatcaagggtgaCTActataatctcaaatataaaatacattttgatttgtttaacacttttttggttactacatgattccatatgtgttatttcatcgttttgatgtcttcactattattctacaatgtaaaaactAAAGAATAAGTAGGTTTTGACtgttttgactggtaatgtatacttccattcattttttcaactggtacgGGGGCCCCTCAAATGAGTCTTGTTTagtttaaaaggctaattgatcattacaaaactcatttgaaattatgttagcacagctgacagctgttgttctgattaaagaagcaataaaactggcctttagactagttgagtatctggagcatcagcatttgtgggttcaattacaggctcaaaatggccagaaacaaataactttcttctgaaacttgtctgtctattcttgttctgagaaattaaggctattccatgcgagaaattgccaagaaactgaacagctcgtacaacgctgtgtactactcccttcacagaacagcgtaaaCTGGCTCTCACCAGAATATaaataggagtgggaggccccggtacacaactgagcaagaggacaagtacattagactgtctagtttgagaaacagacacctcacaagtcctcaattgacagcttcattaaatattaccctcaaaacaccagtctcaacatcaacagtgaagaggcgactccgggatgctggccttctaggcagagttcctctgtccagtgtctgtgttattttactcatcttaatcttttcttgttattggccagtctgtgatatagctttttctttgcaactccacccagaaggccagcatcccggagtcgcctcttcaatgttgacgttgagactggtgttttgcaggatGTCtcttggtctgacaaacacagctctgtcacctttcactgcagatgtaGAAGTGCGACATTggtggatgcagtggattgagatgcatccaatgcttaaactgacagattttgggGTGGATTTTCTATTGCGCTAATTAGATGTACACCGGGACATCAACTTCAGGGGGATTTAAAGCAATGGTGTTTCAAATGCCATGACTTATCTGAGAGCTAAAAGCCCCATTCAAAATGTTGGTCTTTCCAACATTGATCGCTACAGGGGAAATCACTACCGTCTTCATTCTTTTACAATAAATACATGTGACACCCACTGACTGCTGATATCGCTTTCTCGTTAGCCTAGTAAGAGGTTGCCCCAAAGCAGGGTCACGTGATTGGCAGACCCTCATTCTTCAGATTGGCCCTAACAGTCTGCTGCCACATAAGAAGGCAGTTTATCGTGTCCCCATTGGCAGCGGGGAGCATACCATGCTCCCAGAATAGGACTCTCTGTCACGGCCACACAGCAGCTGCTTCTTTCAGTGGAAAGCACACAGAGCTTTCATTGCCCCCGGAAGTCCCTTTAACGGGAGCTATATGTCCTATTAATACAGAAAGTTTGAAGTGTCTTTTAGGCTACCTAGTATCTATTTTCATCAAAGTCATATACTATAACTTCACTCATGCCAATGTCTTAGAGTGGGGCATGATTTTTTCCTGACTGTCCCtatgctcttaactgctaggctacct from Oncorhynchus masou masou isolate Uvic2021 chromosome 3, UVic_Omas_1.1, whole genome shotgun sequence includes these protein-coding regions:
- the cavin4a gene encoding caveolae-associated protein 4a, which encodes MDQSKYRMAGVQDKLEVLGVEDDAGNPISALTILSLLERVAGIIDNVQAGQQRMEEQQLDLETNIKTIQGDVLKLAKDHTTTSGTVEKLLQKTRKVSSNVKEVRTRVEKQNLRVKKVETTQEELLTRNKFRVIIYQGEHEIPSVAVTKTPKGAVGMEGLVIEPDTYDVPGDISSDEEYMTVDETEGGSRTARLKASGMKGIESIKQAFSKETMTKTKDNLGTKFHNMGEKMVPPERREKMHQASERIKHSGERLKENIAKKAPTKESFRIKLKKERTVAEGQEGAEADEEVDEAVTPAKGRKSPEVSKTPVVTYTEVVTERETKREGPVEEPAAIRIGEVGKFTVEAVEEGKEDEYDRK